One window of the Natronomonas marina genome contains the following:
- a CDS encoding thioredoxin family protein: MDTENGPTRLADADALETFVDEHDLALVEFFTEGCPKCAAMEPVLGNVARASGVAVGLLNPRDDPALFERFEVRSVPTLVVFVDGEAVATRASGFQGTEAVLAFVEASAPGTVETA, from the coding sequence ATGGATACCGAGAACGGTCCGACCCGTCTGGCCGACGCCGACGCACTCGAGACGTTCGTCGACGAGCACGACCTCGCACTCGTGGAGTTCTTCACCGAGGGCTGCCCGAAGTGTGCAGCCATGGAGCCGGTGCTGGGCAACGTCGCCCGCGCCAGCGGAGTGGCCGTCGGTCTCCTGAACCCACGCGACGACCCCGCACTCTTCGAGCGGTTCGAGGTGCGGTCGGTCCCGACGCTCGTCGTCTTCGTCGACGGCGAGGCCGTCGCTACCCGGGCGTCGGGATTCCAGGGCACAGAGGCGGTGCTGGCGTTCGTCGAGGCGTCGGCGCCGGGGACGGTCGAGACGGCATAA
- the psmA gene encoding archaeal proteasome endopeptidase complex subunit alpha → MQGQSQQQAYDRGITIFSPDGRLYQVEYAREAVARGTASVGVRTPDGVVLGAVRRVRSSLMERSSVEKLHKVDDHIGIASAGHVADARKLIDFARRRAQTEHLRYGEPVGVETLTKAVTDNIQEYTQTGGARPFGVALLVGGVYDGRPRLFETDPSGTPYEWQATAVGGDRETIQDVLEEGYREEMDLEAGIGLALEGLAATNEDLSAEGVELATVDAESETFETLERDVIESHLAEVGGGEDA, encoded by the coding sequence ATGCAAGGACAATCACAGCAGCAGGCGTACGACCGGGGGATAACCATCTTCTCGCCGGACGGGCGCCTCTACCAGGTCGAGTACGCCCGCGAGGCCGTCGCACGCGGCACCGCGAGCGTCGGCGTTCGAACACCCGACGGCGTCGTACTGGGTGCGGTCCGGCGGGTCCGCTCGTCGCTGATGGAGCGCTCCTCCGTCGAGAAACTGCACAAGGTCGACGACCACATCGGCATCGCCAGCGCCGGCCACGTCGCCGACGCCCGGAAGCTCATCGACTTCGCCCGACGGCGGGCACAGACCGAGCACCTCCGCTACGGCGAACCGGTCGGCGTCGAGACGCTGACGAAGGCCGTCACCGACAACATCCAGGAGTACACCCAGACGGGCGGCGCCCGGCCGTTCGGCGTCGCGCTGCTCGTCGGCGGCGTCTACGACGGCCGGCCGCGGCTCTTCGAGACCGATCCCTCGGGGACACCCTACGAGTGGCAGGCCACCGCCGTCGGCGGCGACCGCGAGACCATCCAGGACGTCCTCGAGGAGGGCTACCGCGAGGAGATGGACCTGGAGGCCGGTATCGGCCTCGCCCTGGAGGGACTCGCCGCGACCAACGAGGACCTCTCGGCGGAGGGCGTCGAACTCGCGACCGTCGACGCCGAGTCCGAAACCTTCGAGACGCTCGAACGGGATGTCATCGAATCACACCTCGCGGAGGTCGGGGGTGGCGAGGATGCGTGA
- a CDS encoding proteasome subunit beta, with amino-acid sequence MREPSISAERSPYEPELGDFEAVDGSDGDVNKTGTTTVGIATAEGVAIATDMRASLGGRFVSSKDVQKVEQIHPTAALTLVGSVGGAQSFIRTLRAEASLYEARRGEPMDIPALATLAGNFARGGPFRAIRPILGGVDDDGSHVYSLDPAGGVMADDYTVTGSGMQPAYGVLENDYAPGLSVEAAASLGARAVEAAVERDTGSGNGVYLAEITAEGVDIRGHKDFDEVN; translated from the coding sequence ATGCGTGAGCCGTCCATCTCGGCGGAACGGTCGCCCTACGAGCCGGAACTCGGCGACTTCGAGGCGGTCGATGGCAGCGACGGAGACGTGAACAAGACCGGTACGACGACCGTCGGCATCGCAACGGCCGAGGGCGTCGCCATCGCCACCGACATGCGCGCGTCGCTGGGCGGCCGGTTCGTCTCCTCGAAGGACGTCCAGAAGGTCGAGCAGATTCACCCGACGGCCGCCCTGACGCTGGTCGGCTCCGTCGGCGGCGCCCAGTCGTTCATCCGGACGCTGCGCGCGGAGGCGTCGCTGTACGAGGCGCGCCGCGGCGAACCGATGGACATCCCGGCGCTGGCGACGCTTGCGGGCAACTTCGCCCGCGGCGGGCCGTTCCGCGCCATCCGACCCATCCTGGGCGGCGTCGACGACGACGGCAGCCACGTCTACTCGCTGGACCCCGCCGGCGGCGTCATGGCCGACGACTACACGGTCACCGGCAGCGGGATGCAGCCCGCCTACGGCGTGCTGGAGAACGACTACGCGCCGGGACTCTCCGTCGAGGCGGCCGCCTCGCTCGGCGCCCGGGCCGTCGAGGCCGCCGTCGAGCGCGACACCGGCTCCGGCAACGGCGTCTACCTCGCCGAGATCACCGCCGAGGGCGTCGACATCCGCGGTCACAAGGACTTCGACGAGGTCAACTGA
- a CDS encoding PQQ-binding-like beta-propeller repeat protein — translation MRRRTAVAVLFVGLLLAGVLVVGLGLAPVGGSLEVEWLSDTPRENLRNHHAVGVGPDSGLVVAPVTAVHGGDVEVTNRSCSLVRLAPEDGAVRWHAPTPAESCFSHALTEPAIADIDGDGRLEAAVASTEEALVVHDGRTGTEEWRVPLSTYGYGRPTVTGDGPGADVVASDIEGNVVRVTGNGSVRWRVDTRRFFGQFASVTDRPLVTDVTGDGDRDVVVGSNRGVVVLAADGQRQWNRSVPGSYLAVGPDENGSRTVVTAYYRSVQALDGASGEVVWRRNVTSGRVREVTDADGDGTPEAYVGRVGGEVLALDARTGETEWSTTMAVGDGVIVAPPVTADVNGDGRPEVVAAAEAGRVVVLDPNSGEELATYTRDVPVWTFVTSADLDGDGDAELLVRYGDGRVAALDYAAGESFLPPVVAGGPQLTSSKSL, via the coding sequence ATGCGCCGCCGGACCGCGGTCGCCGTCCTGTTCGTTGGCCTGCTGTTGGCCGGGGTGCTCGTCGTCGGTCTCGGTCTCGCGCCGGTCGGCGGGAGCCTCGAGGTCGAGTGGCTCAGCGACACGCCCCGTGAGAACCTCCGGAACCACCACGCCGTCGGCGTCGGACCGGATTCGGGACTCGTCGTCGCGCCCGTGACCGCGGTCCACGGCGGCGACGTCGAGGTGACGAACCGCTCCTGTTCGCTGGTGAGGCTGGCACCCGAAGACGGCGCCGTCAGGTGGCACGCGCCGACGCCGGCCGAATCCTGCTTCTCGCACGCGCTGACGGAGCCGGCAATCGCCGATATCGACGGCGACGGTCGCCTCGAGGCCGCCGTCGCGTCCACCGAGGAGGCCCTCGTCGTCCACGACGGCCGGACCGGGACCGAGGAGTGGCGCGTCCCGCTGTCGACGTACGGCTACGGCCGTCCGACGGTCACAGGCGACGGTCCCGGCGCCGACGTCGTCGCGAGCGACATCGAGGGCAACGTGGTTCGCGTCACGGGCAACGGGTCGGTCCGCTGGCGGGTCGACACCCGCCGGTTCTTCGGGCAGTTCGCCTCGGTCACCGACCGCCCCCTCGTCACGGACGTGACGGGCGACGGCGACCGGGACGTCGTCGTCGGGAGCAATCGCGGGGTCGTCGTCCTCGCGGCGGACGGCCAGCGACAGTGGAACCGGTCGGTCCCCGGGAGTTACCTCGCTGTGGGACCGGACGAGAACGGGTCGCGGACGGTCGTCACCGCCTACTACCGGTCGGTTCAGGCGCTCGACGGCGCCTCCGGCGAGGTCGTCTGGCGGCGGAACGTCACGAGCGGGCGGGTCCGGGAGGTGACGGACGCCGACGGCGACGGCACGCCCGAGGCCTACGTGGGTCGGGTCGGGGGCGAGGTGCTCGCGCTGGACGCCCGGACCGGCGAGACGGAGTGGTCGACGACGATGGCGGTCGGCGACGGCGTCATCGTGGCGCCGCCGGTCACCGCCGACGTGAACGGCGACGGTCGCCCGGAGGTCGTCGCCGCCGCCGAGGCCGGCCGGGTCGTCGTCCTGGACCCGAACTCCGGCGAGGAACTGGCGACCTACACTCGGGACGTGCCGGTGTGGACGTTCGTCACGTCGGCCGACCTCGACGGCGACGGCGACGCGGAGCTACTCGTCAGGTATGGCGACGGTCGCGTGGCCGCACTCGATTACGCGGCCGGAGAATCGTTCCTGCCCCCCGTTGTCGCGGGCGGCCCTCAGTTGACCTCGTCGAAGTCCTTGTGA
- a CDS encoding NEW3 domain-containing protein, protein MKTESKIGIGVLAALLVVVSASSLAFAGADLSSSGDKTVAPGEQVTVEFTLTNTGDSANSYVLGLSCPSEFTVSDNCDDRFYEEIDPGASRNPSLTFTVPEDTEPGDYTVSATAKFKENGNDKTTSTSTTITVESQSTPTPTPTPTATPTPTPTDGDGGDGTPTDTPTPTDGDGGDGTPTDTPTPTDGDGGDGTPTDTPTPTDGDGGESGPTPTFVDDDDDDSTSGGSDDGSSGDGGDDSTGSDGSGSDGGDDTTDGADDGDDSTGSDSSGSDGDDGSSDDGSDDTGSDTNGSEDGTGTDTADDGGDGDSTGDGGPTETGDGDDSLVGGLQEIAGTTGLAVFGLLAAIVLAVILVIYGSRVLEE, encoded by the coding sequence ATGAAAACAGAGAGCAAGATTGGAATCGGTGTTCTGGCGGCGTTGTTGGTCGTCGTGTCGGCTTCGAGTCTCGCGTTCGCGGGAGCGGACCTATCCTCGAGCGGCGACAAGACAGTGGCTCCGGGCGAGCAAGTGACGGTCGAGTTCACTCTGACCAACACGGGTGATAGCGCGAACTCATACGTTCTGGGGCTTTCCTGTCCGAGTGAGTTTACGGTCTCGGACAACTGTGACGATCGGTTCTACGAGGAGATTGACCCCGGCGCGAGCCGGAACCCATCGCTGACGTTTACAGTTCCCGAGGACACAGAGCCCGGCGACTACACCGTGAGCGCGACGGCGAAGTTCAAGGAGAACGGTAACGACAAGACGACCAGCACCTCGACGACGATCACCGTCGAATCCCAGTCGACCCCGACACCCACGCCGACCCCGACGGCTACCCCGACACCCACGCCGACCGACGGTGACGGCGGTGACGGGACGCCGACCGACACGCCCACGCCGACCGACGGTGACGGCGGTGATGGGACGCCGACCGACACGCCCACGCCGACCGACGGTGACGGCGGTGACGGGACGCCGACCGACACGCCCACGCCGACCGATGGCGACGGCGGCGAGTCCGGCCCGACGCCGACGTTCGTCGACGACGATGACGACGACTCGACGTCCGGTGGCTCCGACGATGGGAGTTCCGGCGACGGCGGCGACGATTCGACCGGTTCGGACGGCAGCGGCTCCGACGGCGGTGACGACACGACCGACGGGGCTGACGACGGCGACGATTCGACCGGTTCGGACAGTAGCGGATCCGACGGCGACGACGGCTCGAGTGACGACGGTAGCGACGACACGGGAAGCGACACGAACGGCTCCGAAGACGGCACCGGCACCGACACCGCGGACGACGGCGGCGACGGTGACAGCACCGGCGACGGTGGGCCGACCGAGACCGGCGACGGCGACGACTCCCTCGTCGGCGGGCTTCAGGAGATCGCGGGAACGACCGGCCTCGCCGTGTTCGGCCTCCTGGCCGCGATCGTACTCGCGGTCATCCTGGTAATCTACGGTAGCCGGGTGCTCGAAGAGTAG
- a CDS encoding class I SAM-dependent methyltransferase yields the protein MAVTCVRVPREEGEATRKRLAERDAIAEEYEITVEDGYLYIPLSEEVDRAALEEGYEVVDRELERRETQTLPADPLGFEPSYERLGDIAIVDEDDDERAREIAEAIVASDLPVETVVNRASPIEGELRVRQWDVLVGERTETVHREYGSAFELDIEEVYFSPRLATERHRVVEQVAADERFFDMFAGVGPFVIPAAKRGADCVGVDLNEVAVEYLRRNAERNGVADRVTAIHGDVRDVEGFDDWADRIVMNLPHSADEFLETAVALADEDCVVHYYDIQPDSDPFGPGERAIRAAAEPDYEMTVENRRTVRSYAPHESNVCLDVRLQR from the coding sequence ATGGCCGTCACCTGCGTCCGCGTGCCGCGCGAGGAGGGGGAGGCGACCCGAAAGCGCCTCGCCGAACGGGACGCGATAGCCGAGGAGTACGAGATAACCGTCGAGGACGGATACCTCTACATTCCGCTCTCGGAGGAGGTCGACCGCGCGGCGCTCGAAGAGGGCTACGAAGTCGTCGACCGGGAACTCGAACGCCGGGAGACGCAGACCCTGCCCGCAGACCCCCTAGGGTTCGAACCGTCCTACGAGCGGTTGGGCGACATCGCCATCGTCGACGAGGACGACGACGAGCGGGCCCGCGAAATCGCCGAGGCAATCGTCGCCTCGGACCTGCCCGTCGAGACCGTGGTGAACCGTGCCTCGCCAATCGAGGGCGAACTCCGCGTCCGACAGTGGGACGTCCTCGTCGGCGAGCGCACCGAGACCGTCCACCGGGAGTACGGCTCGGCCTTCGAACTCGACATCGAGGAGGTGTACTTCTCGCCCCGGCTTGCGACCGAGCGCCACCGGGTCGTCGAACAGGTCGCGGCGGACGAACGGTTCTTCGACATGTTCGCCGGCGTCGGCCCGTTCGTGATTCCGGCGGCCAAGCGGGGGGCCGACTGCGTCGGCGTCGACCTCAACGAGGTCGCCGTCGAGTACCTCCGCCGGAACGCCGAGCGCAACGGCGTCGCCGACCGCGTGACGGCTATCCACGGCGACGTGCGGGACGTCGAGGGGTTCGACGACTGGGCCGACCGGATCGTGATGAACCTCCCGCACAGCGCCGACGAGTTCCTGGAGACGGCGGTCGCGCTCGCGGACGAGGACTGTGTGGTCCACTACTACGACATCCAGCCGGATTCGGATCCCTTCGGGCCGGGCGAGCGAGCGATCCGGGCGGCCGCCGAACCCGACTACGAGATGACCGTCGAGAACCGCCGGACCGTCCGGTCATACGCGCCCCACGAGTCCAACGTCTGTCTGGACGTTCGACTGCAGCGGTAG
- a CDS encoding RNA-guided endonuclease InsQ/TnpB family protein encodes MKRTNTFAVRPLTDDDERVLRDLLDASAALWNEINYQRLMRYNDEDGFEGDVWDADTGALEGKYKGVLGASTAQTVRRANTEAWRSFFENKKQFHDESNTSVTEHPDPPGFRGNEDDGRVLKGVVRKDAYTVEWGNRSRLEMVVGKELRDRHNSPKSRLRLEIVGKPNWPDYDDQGRLELWYDETDCTFRASQPVTVSADARDTPLADEKAALDIGANTLVACTTTTGEQYLYEGRELFQRFRETTREIARLQSKLEEGRYSSERIQRLYRKRTRRRDHAQEALCRDLLERLYAEGVDTVYIGGLTDVLDTHWSVETNAKTHNFWAFKQFTERLACTAEEYGISVEVRSEAWTSQECPQCGSTDRTTRHQDTLTCPCGFEGHADLTASETFLRRHTEQAVRPMARPVRFQWDNDQWRSTTDASSNPKEQRTDPSTVHRDGNVASGES; translated from the coding sequence ATGAAGCGTACCAACACGTTCGCCGTGCGACCGCTCACCGACGACGATGAGCGGGTGCTACGCGACTTGTTGGACGCTTCCGCCGCTCTCTGGAATGAGATTAACTACCAGCGCCTCATGCGCTACAACGACGAAGACGGCTTCGAGGGCGACGTGTGGGACGCTGATACTGGTGCTCTCGAAGGCAAATACAAAGGCGTTCTCGGCGCGTCCACCGCTCAAACTGTCCGGCGAGCAAACACCGAAGCGTGGCGTTCGTTCTTCGAGAACAAGAAGCAGTTTCACGACGAATCGAACACGTCGGTCACGGAACACCCCGACCCCCCGGGGTTCCGTGGCAACGAAGACGACGGACGTGTTCTCAAAGGCGTCGTCCGAAAGGACGCATACACCGTCGAATGGGGCAACCGCTCTCGACTTGAGATGGTCGTCGGCAAAGAACTCCGAGACAGACACAACAGCCCGAAAAGCCGTCTTCGGCTCGAAATCGTTGGCAAACCGAACTGGCCCGACTACGATGACCAAGGCCGGTTGGAACTATGGTACGACGAGACTGATTGTACGTTCAGAGCTTCGCAACCCGTGACTGTTTCTGCTGATGCACGGGATACTCCACTGGCCGACGAAAAGGCCGCTCTGGACATTGGCGCGAACACTCTCGTCGCCTGTACCACCACAACCGGCGAGCAATACCTGTATGAAGGCCGTGAGTTGTTCCAGCGATTCCGTGAGACGACGCGAGAAATCGCCCGATTACAGTCGAAACTCGAAGAAGGCCGATACAGTAGCGAGCGTATCCAGCGGTTGTACCGGAAACGAACTCGTCGCCGGGACCACGCCCAAGAAGCACTGTGTCGTGACCTGCTTGAACGACTGTATGCCGAAGGTGTGGATACGGTGTATATCGGTGGCTTGACTGACGTACTCGACACGCACTGGTCGGTCGAGACGAACGCCAAGACCCACAACTTCTGGGCGTTCAAGCAATTCACCGAGCGACTGGCGTGTACCGCCGAAGAATACGGTATCTCGGTCGAAGTCCGGTCGGAAGCGTGGACCAGTCAAGAGTGCCCGCAGTGCGGTTCGACAGACCGAACGACGCGGCATCAGGACACGCTCACCTGTCCGTGTGGGTTTGAGGGACACGCCGACCTTACAGCGTCAGAAACGTTCCTGAGACGGCACACAGAGCAGGCAGTCAGGCCGATGGCACGGCCCGTGCGGTTCCAGTGGGACAATGATCAATGGCGTTCAACCACAGACGCTTCTTCAAATCCCAAAGAACAGCGCACAGACCCGAGTACCGTCCACCGCGACGGGAATGTTGCTTCCGGGGAATCTTAG
- the dph5 gene encoding diphthine synthase, producing the protein MLTFVGLGLYDERSVTLEGRDALRAADRVFAEFYTSKLAGATVGELEEFHDVDVEVRDRAGVESDPEPILEAAEGGDAVFLTAGDPMISTTHVDLRLQAESRGVDTRIVHGTTAEAAAASLSGLQNYRFGKATTLPFPWAHGSDGVPESVVDTVETNRERGLHTLVFLDIKIGTGPTGPDPDHEEYMTADRAAGLLAGELDAVGVAVARAGSPDPVVAADELSALADRSFGDPLHLLVVPGDLHVLERDALVELADAPPSVLPDPV; encoded by the coding sequence ATGCTCACCTTCGTCGGCCTCGGCCTCTACGACGAACGCTCGGTCACGCTCGAGGGCCGCGACGCCCTGCGGGCCGCCGACCGCGTCTTCGCGGAGTTCTACACCAGCAAGCTCGCCGGCGCGACGGTCGGGGAGCTAGAGGAGTTTCACGACGTCGATGTCGAAGTACGGGACCGCGCGGGCGTCGAGAGCGACCCCGAGCCGATACTCGAAGCCGCCGAGGGCGGCGACGCCGTCTTCCTCACCGCCGGCGACCCGATGATATCGACGACCCACGTCGACCTCCGGCTGCAGGCCGAGTCCCGCGGCGTCGACACCCGCATCGTCCACGGGACGACCGCCGAGGCCGCCGCGGCCTCGCTTTCGGGACTGCAGAACTACCGCTTCGGGAAGGCGACGACGCTGCCGTTCCCGTGGGCGCACGGGTCCGACGGCGTCCCCGAAAGCGTCGTCGACACCGTCGAGACCAACCGCGAGCGCGGGCTCCACACGCTCGTCTTCCTCGACATCAAGATCGGCACGGGACCGACCGGTCCCGACCCCGACCACGAGGAGTACATGACCGCAGACCGCGCCGCGGGACTGCTCGCCGGAGAACTCGATGCCGTCGGCGTCGCCGTCGCCCGCGCCGGGAGTCCGGACCCCGTCGTCGCCGCCGACGAACTGTCGGCGCTCGCGGACCGCTCGTTCGGCGACCCGCTGCACCTGCTGGTCGTCCCCGGCGACCTCCACGTCCTCGAACGCGACGCGCTCGTCGAACTCGCGGACGCGCCGCCGTCGGTCCTCCCCGACCCGGTCTGA
- the artA gene encoding archaeosortase A, with the protein MLPVDVLAVTDPLAWALLALFGGGALAERRYPARARYVVGAAWVLFAAFWLLLVPHFFFVQNSVLEALLALVGVPACVYAAYLLVDGRDSLFVLSRAVAVMGLIYLPAETIPLVRQLLVEHVARQTELLMGLLGYDPTLRPIGPGRPAYEGYMAAFYFETPDPAHGGIVYNIVMACTALGSMAIFAGCIAAVRAPLRRKLRALAVAIPVIYVLNIVRTTFIGLAFGHQWFDGPYSPYLMSLFGESDPYMVSHIVAEGIVSQTLSVVALVAIAWVVIRELPELLVIVDDVAYMVTGEERNTAAELDLLPDDAEGPNVEPTRADD; encoded by the coding sequence ATGCTCCCCGTCGACGTACTGGCGGTCACGGATCCGCTGGCGTGGGCGCTGCTCGCGCTGTTCGGCGGCGGCGCGCTTGCCGAGCGGCGCTACCCGGCGAGGGCACGCTACGTCGTCGGCGCCGCCTGGGTCCTGTTCGCGGCCTTCTGGTTACTCCTGGTGCCGCACTTCTTCTTCGTCCAGAACAGCGTCCTCGAGGCGCTCCTTGCGCTCGTTGGGGTGCCGGCCTGCGTCTACGCGGCCTACCTCCTCGTGGACGGCCGGGACTCGCTTTTCGTCCTCTCGCGGGCCGTCGCCGTGATGGGGCTGATCTACCTGCCGGCCGAGACGATTCCGCTGGTCCGGCAGCTACTCGTCGAACACGTTGCCCGACAGACCGAACTGCTGATGGGTCTGCTGGGCTACGACCCGACGCTGCGCCCCATCGGCCCCGGCCGGCCGGCCTACGAGGGGTACATGGCAGCGTTTTACTTCGAGACGCCGGACCCCGCCCACGGCGGCATCGTCTACAACATCGTGATGGCGTGTACGGCGCTGGGCAGCATGGCCATCTTCGCGGGCTGTATCGCCGCGGTGCGGGCGCCGCTCCGCCGGAAGCTCCGGGCGCTGGCCGTCGCCATCCCGGTCATCTACGTCCTGAACATCGTCCGGACGACGTTCATCGGGCTGGCGTTCGGCCACCAGTGGTTCGACGGGCCGTACTCGCCGTACCTGATGTCGCTGTTCGGCGAGTCCGACCCCTACATGGTCTCTCACATCGTCGCCGAGGGCATCGTCAGCCAGACCCTGTCGGTGGTCGCGCTGGTCGCCATCGCGTGGGTCGTCATCCGGGAGCTACCCGAACTGCTCGTCATCGTCGACGACGTCGCCTACATGGTGACCGGCGAGGAGCGAAACACCGCGGCCGAACTCGACCTGCTGCCCGACGACGCCGAGGGGCCGAACGTCGAGCCGACGCGTGCCGACGACTGA
- the artA gene encoding archaeosortase A — MSVPVQSLTEVSVLPVTDALAWVVIAVFLAGVAADYADRRALARKLTVAAWGLFSVFWLLLIHQFAFIHRSIIQTVLVVIAVPMCLYVGWTLLGGRDSLLVLSRAVAVMGLIYLPFQTSAAARGFLIETVARQTTWLLEVVGLGGGMRLVEDPHAGSSLHNTFFFPESGRASRVVFACTGIGSMAIFGGLIGAVRAPLRRKVVALAVSLSIIWVLNVGRNAFIAAANGYQWFDYAALEGPVMTAFGLSDPARVSFFLADRVISQGLALFALVGIAWLVSRWVPELLGIAEDLLYLLTGDEVRLRPPSAATDGGDPER; from the coding sequence ATGAGCGTTCCCGTGCAGTCGCTGACGGAGGTGTCGGTACTTCCCGTCACGGACGCCCTCGCGTGGGTCGTCATCGCGGTCTTTCTGGCGGGCGTCGCCGCCGACTACGCCGACCGGCGGGCACTCGCCCGCAAACTGACGGTCGCTGCGTGGGGTCTCTTCTCGGTCTTCTGGCTGCTGTTGATCCACCAGTTCGCGTTCATCCACCGGAGCATCATCCAGACGGTGCTGGTCGTGATCGCGGTGCCGATGTGTCTGTACGTCGGCTGGACGCTATTGGGGGGCCGGGACTCGCTTTTGGTCCTCTCGCGGGCCGTCGCCGTGATGGGGCTGATCTACCTGCCGTTCCAGACCTCGGCGGCCGCACGCGGGTTCCTCATCGAGACGGTCGCCCGCCAGACGACGTGGCTACTGGAGGTCGTGGGGCTCGGCGGCGGGATGCGGCTCGTCGAGGACCCCCACGCGGGGTCGTCGCTGCACAACACGTTCTTCTTCCCGGAGTCGGGGCGGGCCTCGCGGGTCGTCTTCGCCTGTACCGGCATCGGGAGCATGGCCATCTTCGGGGGGCTGATCGGTGCGGTGCGGGCACCGCTCCGCCGGAAGGTGGTCGCGCTCGCGGTGTCGCTGTCGATCATCTGGGTGCTCAACGTCGGCCGCAACGCCTTCATCGCGGCGGCAAACGGCTACCAGTGGTTCGACTACGCCGCCCTGGAGGGGCCGGTGATGACGGCCTTCGGGCTGTCGGACCCGGCGCGGGTCTCGTTCTTCCTCGCGGATCGGGTCATCTCTCAGGGGCTGGCGCTGTTCGCCCTGGTCGGTATCGCGTGGCTCGTCTCGCGGTGGGTACCCGAGTTGCTCGGGATCGCCGAGGACCTGCTGTACCTGTTGACCGGCGACGAGGTGCGGTTGCGACCGCCTTCGGCCGCGACCGACGGGGGTGACCCCGAGCGGTGA